One genomic region from Streptomyces sp. NBC_01431 encodes:
- a CDS encoding primosomal protein N', with protein MSSENERPGGVPEQLALIRESVRNAKVPKAKPRTWRGAALAKELPVARVVVNKGVLHLDQYFDYAVPEELDADAQPGVRVRVRFGAGARNVREGRREGGGLIDGFVVERRADSDYSGPLAALAGVVSPERVLSAQMLSLARAVADRYAGSLADVLQLAVPPRNARAEAKPSPEPSAPPAEPDAGTWERYQQGPAFLRALGSGGVPRAVWTALPGPHWAEEIARAVRATLASGRGALVVVPDGRSAGRLDAALTAQLGEGRHALLTADSGPERRYRQWLAVRRGAVRAVVGTRAAMFAPVKDLGLVVVWEDGDSSHSDDNAPFPHVREVLELRAAHDKCAFLLGSTSCTVEAAQLVQSGWAAPLVADRTVARAAAPLVRTVGDGELARDEAARAARLPSLAWQAVREGLKSGPVLVQVPRRGYAPRLACARCRTPARCRHCAGPLEAPDERELRCAWCGTAEGDWHCVECGSTRLRAQVVGARRTAEELGRAFPAVPVRTSGRDHVLDSVPGQPALVVSTPGAEPVADGGYAAALLLDGWAMLNRPDLRAGEEALRRWINAASLVRGQDEGGTVVVVAEPTLRPVQALVRWDPVGHALRELAERAELGFPPVSRMAEVIGRPDAVESFLRAAQLPPDAQVLGPVPLPVADPGRARRPGDPPVGEQWERALVRVPPGSGAALAAALKAAQAGRLARGGGDPVRLRIDPPDIG; from the coding sequence GTGAGCAGCGAGAACGAACGGCCGGGCGGGGTGCCGGAGCAGCTTGCGCTCATTCGCGAGAGCGTGCGCAACGCCAAGGTGCCCAAGGCCAAGCCGCGGACCTGGCGGGGGGCGGCGCTGGCCAAGGAGCTGCCCGTGGCCCGGGTCGTGGTGAACAAGGGGGTGCTGCACCTCGATCAGTACTTCGACTACGCCGTGCCCGAGGAACTGGACGCCGACGCGCAGCCGGGCGTGCGGGTGCGGGTGCGTTTCGGGGCCGGGGCGCGCAACGTGCGGGAGGGGCGCCGGGAGGGCGGCGGCCTGATCGACGGGTTCGTCGTCGAGCGGCGTGCCGATTCGGACTACTCGGGTCCGCTGGCCGCGCTCGCCGGTGTCGTCTCACCGGAGCGGGTGCTGAGCGCGCAGATGCTCTCCCTGGCCCGCGCCGTCGCGGACCGGTACGCGGGCAGCCTCGCCGATGTGCTCCAGCTCGCCGTCCCGCCCAGGAACGCGAGGGCCGAGGCCAAGCCGTCGCCCGAGCCGTCCGCGCCACCGGCCGAACCGGACGCCGGGACCTGGGAGCGCTATCAGCAAGGGCCCGCGTTCCTGCGGGCGTTGGGGAGCGGCGGGGTGCCCCGGGCGGTGTGGACCGCGCTGCCCGGACCGCACTGGGCCGAGGAGATCGCGCGGGCGGTCCGGGCGACGCTCGCCTCCGGGCGGGGCGCCCTGGTCGTCGTGCCGGACGGGCGCAGTGCGGGCCGCCTGGACGCGGCGCTGACCGCGCAGCTCGGCGAGGGCCGCCACGCGCTCCTCACCGCCGATTCGGGCCCCGAGCGGCGCTACCGGCAGTGGCTCGCGGTGCGGCGCGGCGCGGTGCGGGCCGTGGTCGGCACCCGCGCGGCGATGTTCGCACCCGTGAAGGACCTCGGGCTCGTCGTGGTGTGGGAGGACGGGGACTCCAGCCACAGCGACGACAACGCGCCGTTCCCGCACGTGCGGGAGGTGCTGGAACTACGGGCAGCGCACGACAAGTGCGCCTTCCTCCTCGGCAGTACGAGCTGCACGGTCGAGGCCGCCCAGCTCGTACAGAGCGGCTGGGCCGCGCCGCTGGTCGCCGACCGCACGGTGGCGCGGGCCGCGGCTCCGCTCGTACGCACCGTCGGCGACGGGGAGCTGGCGCGCGACGAGGCCGCGCGGGCGGCCCGGCTGCCGAGCCTGGCCTGGCAGGCGGTGCGCGAGGGACTCAAGAGCGGCCCCGTCCTCGTGCAGGTCCCGCGGCGGGGGTACGCCCCGCGGCTGGCCTGCGCCCGGTGCCGTACGCCGGCCCGGTGCAGACACTGTGCGGGCCCGCTTGAAGCCCCGGACGAGCGCGAGCTGCGGTGCGCCTGGTGCGGGACGGCGGAGGGCGACTGGCACTGCGTGGAGTGCGGCTCGACGCGGCTGAGGGCGCAGGTGGTAGGCGCCCGGCGGACCGCCGAAGAGCTAGGGCGGGCGTTTCCCGCGGTGCCCGTGCGGACTTCGGGGCGCGACCACGTTCTGGACAGCGTGCCGGGACAGCCCGCGCTCGTCGTGTCCACCCCCGGCGCCGAACCCGTCGCCGACGGCGGCTACGCGGCGGCGCTGCTCCTCGACGGCTGGGCGATGCTCAACAGGCCCGACCTCAGGGCCGGCGAGGAGGCACTGCGGCGCTGGATCAACGCGGCCTCGCTGGTACGCGGGCAGGACGAGGGCGGCACCGTGGTCGTGGTCGCCGAGCCGACGCTGCGGCCCGTGCAGGCCCTGGTCCGCTGGGATCCGGTCGGGCACGCGCTGCGCGAACTGGCCGAGCGCGCCGAGCTGGGTTTCCCCCCGGTCTCCCGGATGGCCGAGGTCATCGGACGCCCGGACGCGGTCGAGTCCTTCCTGCGCGCGGCCCAACTGCCGCCCGACGCCCAGGTGTTGGGGCCGGTGCCGCTGCCCGTCGCCGATCCCGGCCGGGCCCGGCGGCCCGGCGACCCACCGGTCGGGGAGCAGTGGGAGCGGGCGCTGGTGCGGGTGCCGCCGGGCAGCGGGGCGGCACTTGCCGCCGCGCTGAAGGCGGCCCAGGCCGGGCGGCTGGCACGCGGCGGTGGCGACCCGGTGCGGCTCAGGATCGACCCGCCCGACATCGGCTGA
- the fmt gene encoding methionyl-tRNA formyltransferase, whose amino-acid sequence MKLVFAGTPEVAVPALDALIASGRHEVAAVVTRPDAPAGRGRRLVASPVAERAEEAGIEVLKPLKPRDEQFLARLREIAPDCCPVVAYGALLPKVALDIPAKGWVNLHFSLLPAWRGAAPVQHAVMAGDEITGASTFLIEEGLDSGPVYGTVTEEVRPTDTSGDLLTRLAFAGAGLLAATMDGIEDGSLKAVAQPAEGISLAPKITVENALIDWSAPALRVDRVVRGCTPAPGAWSVFRGERLKLIQAAPVTDRTDLAPGELSVAKNNVYVGTGSHAVELLWVQPQGKKPMRGADWARGVRIAPGERLGAADVR is encoded by the coding sequence GTGAAGCTCGTCTTCGCAGGCACCCCCGAGGTCGCCGTACCCGCCCTGGACGCCCTGATCGCCTCCGGGCGGCACGAGGTCGCCGCGGTGGTCACCCGGCCCGACGCACCCGCCGGACGGGGCCGCCGCCTGGTGGCGAGCCCCGTGGCCGAGCGCGCCGAGGAGGCCGGCATCGAGGTCCTCAAGCCCCTCAAGCCGCGCGACGAGCAGTTCCTGGCCCGGCTGCGCGAGATCGCGCCGGACTGCTGCCCGGTCGTCGCGTACGGGGCGCTGCTGCCGAAGGTCGCCCTCGACATCCCGGCGAAAGGCTGGGTCAACCTGCACTTCTCGCTGCTGCCCGCCTGGCGCGGGGCCGCGCCTGTGCAGCACGCGGTCATGGCCGGCGACGAGATCACCGGCGCCTCCACCTTCCTGATCGAGGAGGGCCTCGACTCGGGTCCCGTGTACGGCACGGTCACCGAGGAGGTGCGGCCCACGGATACCAGCGGTGACCTGCTCACCCGGCTCGCCTTCGCGGGTGCCGGGCTGCTCGCCGCGACCATGGACGGCATCGAGGACGGCTCCCTGAAGGCCGTCGCGCAGCCCGCCGAAGGGATCTCGCTCGCGCCGAAGATCACCGTCGAGAACGCGCTGATCGACTGGTCGGCCCCGGCGCTGCGGGTCGACCGGGTGGTGCGCGGCTGCACGCCCGCCCCCGGGGCCTGGAGCGTCTTCCGCGGCGAGCGCCTCAAGCTCATCCAGGCGGCGCCCGTCACCGACCGGACCGACCTCGCGCCCGGTGAGCTGTCCGTCGCCAAGAACAACGTGTACGTGGGCACCGGCTCGCACGCCGTGGAACTGCTCTGGGTCCAGCCGCAGGGCAAGAAGCCGATGCGCGGCGCGGACTGGGCGCGCGGGGTCCGGATCGCCCCGGGTGAGCGCCTCGGGGCGGCGGACGTACGCTGA
- a CDS encoding RsmB/NOP family class I SAM-dependent RNA methyltransferase, which produces MNDSPPRSPNNSAGKAAKPYRRPKKDPVRILAFEALRAVDERDAYANLVLPPLLRKARDGGNFDARDAALATELVYGTLRRQGTYDAIIAACIDRPLREVDPPVLDVLALGAHQLLGTRIPSHAAVSASVELARVVLGDGRARFVNAVLRKIAADDLDGWLEKVAPSYEEDAEDHLAVVHSHPRWVVSALWDSLGGGRAGIEDLLEADNERPEVTLVARPGRSTTDELLDALGEDGGLPGRWSPYAVRMAEGGEPGALDAVREGRAGVQDEGSQLVAVALANAPIEGRDERWLDGCAGPGGKAALLAALAAGRGAALLASEKQPHRARLVERALAGNPGPYQVIAADGTRPPWLPGSFDRVLVDVPCSGLGALRRRPEARWRRRPEDLEGFAPLQRSLLREALSAVRVGGVVGYATCSPHLAETRIVVEDVLKGRGGAEPVEADWIDVRPLMPSVAGLGDGPDVQLWPHLHGTDAMYLALLRRTA; this is translated from the coding sequence GTGAACGATTCGCCACCTCGCAGCCCGAACAACAGCGCGGGCAAGGCCGCAAAGCCCTACCGCCGTCCCAAGAAGGACCCGGTCCGCATCCTGGCCTTCGAGGCGCTGCGGGCCGTCGACGAGCGGGATGCCTACGCCAACCTGGTCCTGCCGCCGCTGCTGCGCAAGGCGCGCGACGGCGGGAACTTCGACGCCCGGGACGCGGCGCTCGCCACCGAGCTCGTCTACGGGACGCTGCGCCGCCAGGGCACGTACGACGCGATCATCGCGGCCTGCATCGACCGGCCGCTGCGCGAGGTCGACCCGCCGGTGCTCGACGTGCTCGCGCTCGGCGCGCACCAGCTGCTCGGCACGCGGATCCCGAGCCACGCCGCGGTCTCGGCGAGCGTGGAACTCGCCCGGGTGGTGCTCGGCGACGGGCGGGCCCGGTTCGTCAACGCCGTCCTGCGGAAGATCGCGGCGGACGACCTCGACGGCTGGCTGGAGAAGGTGGCGCCCTCCTACGAGGAGGACGCCGAGGACCACCTCGCCGTCGTCCACTCGCACCCGCGCTGGGTCGTCTCCGCGCTCTGGGACTCGCTCGGCGGCGGCCGGGCGGGCATCGAGGACCTCCTGGAGGCGGACAACGAGCGCCCCGAGGTGACTCTGGTCGCCCGTCCCGGCCGCTCCACCACCGACGAGCTCCTCGACGCCCTGGGTGAGGACGGCGGTCTGCCCGGCCGCTGGTCGCCGTATGCCGTGCGGATGGCCGAGGGCGGCGAACCAGGAGCGCTGGACGCCGTGCGCGAGGGCCGGGCGGGCGTCCAGGACGAGGGCAGCCAGCTGGTGGCCGTGGCCCTCGCCAACGCGCCCATCGAGGGCCGCGACGAGCGCTGGCTGGACGGCTGCGCGGGCCCCGGCGGCAAGGCCGCCCTGCTCGCCGCGCTCGCCGCCGGGCGCGGCGCCGCGCTGCTCGCCTCCGAGAAGCAGCCGCACCGGGCCCGCCTGGTCGAGCGCGCGCTGGCCGGCAACCCGGGCCCGTACCAGGTCATCGCGGCCGACGGCACGCGCCCGCCGTGGTTGCCCGGATCCTTCGACCGCGTCCTGGTCGACGTCCCCTGCTCGGGCCTCGGCGCGCTCCGCCGTCGCCCGGAGGCCCGCTGGCGGCGTCGCCCCGAGGACCTGGAGGGCTTCGCCCCGCTCCAGCGGTCGCTGCTGCGCGAGGCGCTGTCGGCGGTGCGGGTCGGCGGGGTCGTCGGGTACGCCACGTGCTCGCCGCACCTGGCCGAGACGCGCATCGTGGTCGAGGACGTCCTCAAGGGCCGCGGCGGCGCCGAGCCGGTCGAGGCCGACTGGATCGACGTGCGCCCCCTGATGCCGTCGGTGGCGGGCCTGGGCGACGGCCCTGACGTCCAGCTGTGGCCGCATCTGCACGGCACGGACGCGATGTACCTCGCGCTGCTCCGGCGGACGGCCTGA
- a CDS encoding WD40 repeat domain-containing protein, which translates to MVEDASPQTAVQALLGGRQLWWRCCSEAVRTDPSWLSRTRGKDLLAWLNSTAAGRASAAVTAADHAWLLGRALTATEDHDGEHDEALDRLARAWKQSGLVSAEAAPGPAQLSGKGLECLAPDVADALNVAVGRIQARCEAPAEQPEAGVLVIAALLMAGAEAGGRPRVSVPVVFGRSAGPAGQSAVEEGDTGVLELREFPAGPAGLYPDPRAMAGVRSPNGQFAASLGHAWNAAGSRREGRCVLWRLVLSDDPMPPAQIDGPSLGAAFALGLRDLLRHPPSRRPSMAGLRGFFYGLRPRTAVTGALDGGERLLQVSDMNAKLLAARRRRLRLVAPEANRLDVTRAPEPGDVKFAATLRQADRYARRFRTGRLAVALALIATAATTGSVVTQRDQADAQRLATAHRLVQVAQSLLPSDVGLAELFAVQAYRRHADSLTRTALLQAVTAGPYLAGGMQASGPVSALTSSADGHVVLAGTQQGDVEQWTLTGTRAGPPKRLGQLPGPVTSVAAGTDGATVAAIDHSTVRLWVGGRQTTAPQLPAEQSPTAVAVSPSGRFTVVATTNRSTTQPPVLSVLDRTTGRTTHLDLHLASAAGAIAFRDDSTVVAFEDAYGSWQRIALPALAPTGGSTLGFGVHNQASALAPDGSYFSYTNGGAILPLWPSQGTPDIDKPALQAQTQTGHPAAALAVSSGGSWTGEAVGSSIYVSRTEASGQKLSAPITLAGAGAVTRGALAFLGRDGGRLLSASGAVLSLWDLGQYAGIATGVGVTVPHSCNGCRGPGLSLSPNGRSAAVIDGNGTTLDLQSLDAAGAVRKSFAAGGPLMKDQGFAAALWQNDDRVIVVSAQDGSAQILTPSQGFRITGSWQPPPDPLQLADPAALLRLLPDGRQVAEVDTSGTIRLRDVATGKVLRRLDGPRDMAPTGGGGRELSQGRVALDSTGGHAAVIDTSSLGLASDKVVVTDTATGHSRLLPGTNAVGVAYAGDHLLVQRLSGGMEEWTAAGDRRLGTLAGEGRTSVGPAVGEDVIAEKLDDDTVRLIDLASGHAFGTLQLPPGSKAESTALAFSADGGELVTVTESGGDVTGDVGTLITWKLDPDALTRAACASAGRDLTPDVWSQYMGSGTPSNLHCLT; encoded by the coding sequence GTGGTGGAAGACGCGAGCCCGCAGACCGCCGTGCAAGCCCTGCTCGGTGGACGGCAGCTGTGGTGGCGGTGCTGTAGCGAAGCAGTGCGCACCGATCCGTCCTGGCTGTCCCGAACACGCGGCAAGGATCTGCTCGCCTGGCTCAACAGCACGGCGGCGGGCCGCGCGAGCGCGGCCGTAACGGCGGCCGACCACGCGTGGCTGCTGGGCAGAGCCCTGACGGCAACCGAGGACCACGACGGGGAACACGACGAGGCGCTGGACCGGTTGGCGCGGGCGTGGAAGCAGAGCGGACTGGTCTCGGCGGAGGCGGCTCCCGGTCCGGCTCAGCTGTCGGGAAAGGGACTTGAGTGCCTTGCGCCGGACGTCGCGGACGCTCTGAACGTCGCCGTCGGGCGGATTCAGGCCCGGTGCGAGGCTCCCGCCGAGCAGCCGGAAGCGGGCGTCCTGGTGATCGCCGCCCTGCTGATGGCAGGGGCCGAAGCAGGCGGGCGGCCCCGCGTCAGCGTGCCGGTGGTGTTCGGCCGATCCGCCGGCCCCGCCGGGCAGTCCGCCGTGGAAGAGGGCGACACCGGCGTGCTGGAACTGCGCGAATTCCCCGCCGGTCCGGCCGGCCTGTATCCCGATCCACGGGCGATGGCGGGGGTGCGGAGCCCGAACGGGCAGTTCGCCGCCTCGCTGGGCCACGCGTGGAACGCGGCCGGCTCCCGGCGCGAGGGACGCTGTGTCCTGTGGCGCCTGGTCCTGTCGGACGACCCCATGCCTCCGGCGCAGATCGACGGCCCCTCCCTCGGCGCGGCGTTCGCGCTCGGCCTGCGCGACCTCTTACGGCACCCGCCGTCCCGTCGGCCCAGCATGGCCGGGCTTCGCGGCTTCTTCTACGGGCTGCGCCCGCGGACCGCGGTGACCGGCGCGCTCGACGGTGGGGAGCGCCTCCTCCAAGTAAGCGACATGAACGCCAAGTTGCTCGCCGCGCGCCGCAGGAGACTGCGGCTCGTGGCGCCCGAGGCGAACCGGCTCGACGTCACCAGGGCGCCCGAGCCCGGCGACGTGAAGTTCGCCGCGACCCTGCGCCAGGCCGACCGGTACGCCCGCCGGTTCCGCACCGGCAGGCTGGCCGTCGCCCTGGCCCTCATCGCCACGGCCGCCACCACCGGATCGGTGGTGACACAGCGGGACCAGGCGGACGCGCAGCGGCTGGCCACCGCGCATCGGCTCGTCCAGGTGGCACAGAGCCTGCTCCCCAGCGATGTCGGACTCGCCGAACTGTTCGCCGTGCAGGCCTACCGCCGGCACGCCGATTCGCTCACCCGCACCGCGCTCCTCCAGGCCGTCACGGCTGGCCCGTACCTGGCGGGCGGCATGCAGGCGAGCGGGCCGGTCTCCGCACTCACAAGCTCGGCGGACGGACATGTCGTGCTCGCCGGAACCCAGCAGGGCGACGTGGAGCAGTGGACCCTCACCGGGACGCGAGCCGGCCCCCCGAAGCGGCTGGGCCAACTGCCCGGACCCGTCACCTCGGTCGCGGCCGGCACCGACGGCGCGACGGTCGCCGCGATCGACCACAGCACGGTCCGTCTCTGGGTGGGCGGGCGGCAGACCACGGCTCCGCAGCTGCCCGCCGAGCAGAGCCCCACGGCCGTGGCGGTCTCCCCCTCGGGACGCTTCACCGTCGTGGCCACCACGAACCGTTCGACGACACAACCGCCCGTCCTCTCGGTGCTGGACCGGACCACGGGACGCACCACTCACCTCGACCTCCACCTGGCCTCCGCCGCCGGCGCCATCGCCTTCCGCGACGACTCGACCGTGGTCGCCTTCGAGGACGCCTACGGCTCCTGGCAACGGATCGCCCTTCCGGCCCTGGCCCCAACCGGCGGAAGCACCCTCGGCTTCGGTGTCCACAACCAGGCATCCGCACTCGCCCCGGACGGCAGCTACTTCAGCTACACCAACGGCGGGGCGATACTCCCGCTCTGGCCGTCCCAAGGCACGCCCGACATCGACAAACCGGCCTTGCAGGCGCAGACCCAGACCGGTCATCCGGCCGCGGCCCTGGCCGTCAGCAGCGGCGGCTCCTGGACCGGCGAAGCCGTGGGCAGCAGCATCTACGTCTCACGGACCGAGGCATCGGGCCAAAAGCTTTCCGCGCCCATCACTCTGGCCGGAGCAGGGGCGGTGACGCGCGGCGCCCTCGCCTTCCTCGGCAGGGACGGGGGCAGACTGCTCTCGGCCTCCGGCGCCGTCCTGAGCCTGTGGGACCTCGGGCAGTACGCCGGGATCGCGACGGGCGTGGGAGTCACCGTCCCGCATTCGTGCAACGGCTGCCGGGGGCCGGGTCTCTCGCTGTCTCCCAACGGCCGCTCCGCGGCGGTCATCGACGGCAACGGGACGACCCTCGATCTCCAGAGCCTGGACGCGGCCGGAGCCGTACGGAAGTCCTTCGCGGCGGGCGGGCCCCTGATGAAGGACCAGGGCTTCGCGGCGGCGCTGTGGCAGAACGACGACAGGGTCATCGTGGTCTCCGCGCAGGACGGCAGTGCCCAGATCCTCACCCCCTCCCAGGGGTTCCGGATCACTGGCAGCTGGCAGCCGCCCCCGGACCCGCTCCAACTCGCCGATCCCGCGGCTCTGTTGCGGCTGCTGCCGGACGGTCGGCAGGTGGCCGAGGTGGACACCTCCGGCACCATCCGCTTGCGGGACGTGGCGACGGGGAAGGTGCTGCGCCGGCTGGACGGCCCCCGTGACATGGCCCCGACGGGGGGCGGCGGCCGGGAGCTCTCGCAGGGAAGGGTGGCCCTGGACTCCACGGGCGGCCACGCGGCCGTCATCGACACGAGCTCCCTCGGCCTCGCGAGCGACAAGGTGGTTGTCACCGACACCGCCACGGGCCACTCGCGGCTGCTGCCCGGGACCAACGCCGTGGGCGTCGCCTACGCCGGGGACCACCTGCTCGTCCAGCGGCTGAGCGGCGGCATGGAGGAGTGGACCGCCGCGGGGGACCGGCGCCTGGGCACGCTCGCAGGCGAAGGCCGCACGAGCGTGGGCCCGGCCGTCGGCGAAGACGTCATCGCCGAGAAGCTGGACGACGACACCGTACGGCTCATCGACCTCGCGTCCGGCCACGCCTTCGGCACCCTCCAGCTCCCGCCCGGCAGCAAAGCCGAGTCCACCGCTCTCGCCTTCTCGGCCGACGGCGGCGAACTGGTCACCGTGACGGAGTCCGGCGGGGACGTCACCGGCGACGTGGGCACCCTGATCACCTGGAAGCTCGACCCGGACGCCTTGACGCGCGCCGCCTGCGCGTCGGCCGGGCGGGACCTCACTCCCGATGTCTGGAGTCAGTACATGGGATCCGGCACCCCTTCGAACCTGCACTGCCTGACATGA
- a CDS encoding Vgb family protein — MRDRGTGGSRRARGPGRGRPGPAPNPLSPLPTRSAVRALSSIALTLALTLTGCTDAPRRAAPENSATVTAAPRSPQAVELPGNSWPAELAVAPDGTVWTAESSLGFLASISPDGTITQHRLADALHAPSLDPTYLAVASDGSVWFTCPNHVGRLAPDGKVSLFDGPVMGPGSPDAITAGADGSVWYGSASVDASQLTHLTPSLSATRVPVPLAPFAPHVTSLTFGPGGRLWFAESPITDQPSEIGYVDTGGHPKVWLLPTAATPVGSLVPGPDGALWFSETNAIGRITPSGAISSYRTGAMRYVRSVIAGPDQALWFTTDTAVGRITTAGVITLWPLPGAQGLADLVYDSRHRGFLIADAKAAVLRWFPMPA, encoded by the coding sequence ATGCGCGACCGCGGCACGGGAGGTTCCCGCCGCGCGAGGGGCCCGGGGCGGGGCCGTCCCGGGCCCGCACCGAACCCGCTCAGCCCGCTCCCCACGCGCTCCGCCGTACGCGCCCTTTCCAGCATCGCGCTGACGCTCGCCCTCACGCTCACCGGGTGCACCGACGCCCCCCGTCGTGCCGCCCCCGAGAACAGCGCCACCGTGACCGCGGCCCCACGCTCGCCCCAGGCCGTCGAGCTGCCCGGCAACTCCTGGCCGGCCGAACTAGCCGTGGCGCCGGACGGCACCGTATGGACCGCGGAGTCCTCCCTCGGCTTCCTCGCGTCCATCAGTCCCGACGGGACGATCACCCAGCACCGCCTCGCCGACGCCCTCCACGCCCCCTCCCTCGACCCCACCTACCTCGCGGTCGCCTCCGACGGCTCCGTCTGGTTCACCTGTCCGAACCACGTCGGCCGACTCGCACCGGACGGGAAGGTCAGCCTCTTTGACGGACCGGTCATGGGGCCCGGCTCGCCCGACGCCATCACCGCGGGCGCCGACGGCTCCGTCTGGTACGGGAGCGCGTCCGTCGACGCGTCGCAACTGACCCACCTGACCCCCTCGCTCTCGGCCACCCGCGTTCCTGTGCCACTGGCGCCGTTCGCACCGCACGTCACGTCACTGACGTTCGGACCGGGCGGACGCCTCTGGTTCGCCGAGTCCCCGATCACCGACCAGCCCAGCGAAATCGGCTACGTGGACACCGGCGGGCACCCCAAGGTCTGGCTGCTGCCGACCGCCGCCACGCCCGTCGGGTCGCTCGTGCCCGGCCCCGACGGAGCGCTCTGGTTCAGCGAGACCAACGCCATCGGGCGGATCACACCGAGCGGCGCCATCTCGTCCTACCGGACGGGCGCCATGCGATACGTCCGGTCCGTGATCGCCGGACCCGACCAAGCGCTGTGGTTCACCACCGACACGGCCGTGGGACGGATCACCACGGCGGGTGTGATCACCCTCTGGCCTCTTCCCGGCGCCCAGGGCCTCGCAGATCTTGTCTATGACTCTCGCCACCGCGGATTCCTGATCGCCGACGCCAAGGCCGCGGTGCTGCGCTGGTTCCCGATGCCCGCCTGA
- the rpe gene encoding ribulose-phosphate 3-epimerase: MAQINPSILSADFARLADEARAVEGADWLHVDVMDNHFVPNLTLGVPVVESLSRATDTPLDCHLMIEDPDRWAPQYVEAGAGSVTFHVEAAAAPVRLAREIRAKGARASMALKPATPIEPYEDLLPELDMLLIMTVEPGFGGQSFLDIMLPKIRRTRELISKHGLELWLQVDGGVSASTIERCAEAGADVFVAGSAVYGAHDPAEAVRTLRSMAERSTAGAPWACAH, translated from the coding sequence ATGGCTCAGATCAACCCCAGCATTCTCTCCGCGGACTTCGCCAGGCTGGCCGACGAGGCCCGAGCCGTCGAAGGCGCCGACTGGCTGCACGTCGACGTGATGGACAACCACTTCGTGCCGAACCTCACGCTGGGGGTGCCCGTCGTGGAATCCCTCAGCCGGGCGACGGACACGCCACTGGACTGTCATCTGATGATCGAGGATCCGGACCGCTGGGCCCCGCAGTACGTGGAGGCGGGTGCCGGATCGGTCACCTTCCACGTGGAGGCGGCCGCCGCCCCGGTACGGCTGGCCCGGGAGATCCGCGCCAAGGGTGCCCGCGCGTCGATGGCGCTGAAGCCCGCGACGCCGATCGAGCCGTACGAGGACCTGCTCCCCGAGCTCGACATGCTGCTGATCATGACAGTGGAGCCGGGCTTCGGCGGCCAGTCCTTCCTGGACATCATGCTGCCGAAGATCCGCCGGACCCGTGAGCTGATCAGCAAACACGGACTTGAACTCTGGCTCCAGGTCGACGGTGGCGTCTCGGCCTCCACCATCGAGCGGTGCGCCGAGGCGGGCGCCGATGTGTTCGTCGCCGGTTCGGCCGTCTACGGGGCCCACGACCCGGCCGAAGCGGTGCGGACCCTGCGTTCCATGGCCGAACGGAGCACGGCCGGCGCACCCTGGGCGTGCGCACACTGA
- a CDS encoding sugar-binding transcriptional regulator — MNSSEEIAVSAMSAGRSALRMGPAELVQAAAMARRFYLEGKSKIQIAEEFGVSRFKVARVLETALERDLVRIEIRVPAELDAERSDALRARYGLRHAVVVESPAEGEETSPDPENLGEVAADLLGELVSEGDVLGLAWGRSTIHMAAALDRLPPCTVVQLTGVYDAGTAERGSVEAVRRAAQVSGGEAHPIYAPMLLPDPATAAALRNQTGIARAFEYFDKVTVAAVSIGSWEPGISTVHDMLSDEERAHYASLGVAAEMSAHLFDAQGRRVGRDLGERCITVEADRLRRIPEVVAIAGGQRKASAIDAVLRSGLVTSLVTDTAAADFLLNETGPQPRPALDRADPDGV, encoded by the coding sequence GTGAACAGCAGTGAGGAGATCGCGGTGTCTGCAATGTCGGCGGGTCGGTCAGCCCTGCGGATGGGACCCGCGGAGCTGGTGCAGGCGGCGGCCATGGCCCGCCGCTTCTACCTGGAGGGGAAGTCCAAGATCCAGATCGCCGAGGAGTTCGGCGTGAGCCGCTTCAAGGTGGCCCGGGTCCTGGAGACCGCCCTGGAGCGTGATCTCGTACGGATCGAGATCCGCGTCCCCGCCGAACTGGACGCGGAGCGCTCCGACGCGCTGCGGGCCCGGTACGGACTGCGGCACGCGGTGGTGGTGGAATCCCCGGCGGAGGGCGAGGAGACCTCGCCCGACCCCGAGAACCTCGGCGAGGTCGCCGCCGACCTGCTCGGCGAGCTGGTCAGCGAGGGCGATGTGCTCGGCCTCGCCTGGGGCCGCTCCACCATCCACATGGCCGCGGCCCTCGACCGGCTGCCGCCCTGCACCGTCGTCCAGCTGACCGGTGTCTACGACGCGGGCACCGCCGAGCGCGGCTCCGTCGAGGCGGTCCGCCGGGCCGCCCAGGTCTCCGGCGGCGAGGCGCACCCCATCTACGCCCCGATGCTGCTGCCCGACCCCGCCACGGCCGCGGCCCTGCGCAACCAGACCGGGATCGCCCGCGCCTTCGAGTACTTCGACAAGGTCACCGTCGCCGCGGTGTCCATCGGATCGTGGGAGCCCGGCATCTCCACCGTGCACGACATGCTGAGCGACGAGGAGCGGGCGCACTACGCCTCGCTCGGTGTCGCCGCCGAGATGTCCGCCCACCTCTTCGACGCCCAGGGGCGCCGGGTCGGGCGCGATCTGGGCGAGCGCTGCATCACCGTCGAGGCCGACCGGCTTCGCCGGATCCCGGAGGTCGTCGCGATCGCGGGCGGCCAGCGCAAGGCGTCCGCGATCGACGCGGTCCTGCGGTCCGGGCTCGTGACGAGCCTGGTCACGGACACGGCCGCGGCGGACTTCCTCCTCAACGAGACCGGCCCCCAGCCCCGGCCCGCGCTGGACCGCGCGGACCCGGACGGGGTCTGA